A part of Aegilops tauschii subsp. strangulata cultivar AL8/78 chromosome 2, Aet v6.0, whole genome shotgun sequence genomic DNA contains:
- the LOC109774430 gene encoding uncharacterized protein isoform X2, whose product MSLARLGQSLVRRLHRPLHLPPPLPPDHYATVSRSLALIHANTSVRGFASLAYNGGGVISGKFGGPSHVHTAQILELAVHLNHARPMSSGAGAAPKPPSLSEGVSFGGYKVALKADMPSPGFVFEPYRVPEPIPFWKRLFTPSGWSRTKEDAILQFMNAFTVSKLRKKIGYNKKQFQEQAFNIYKEVNKLIARGDIPSLQKALTDDMHSTVKNEIRKRQSKWKSVHWELVEPAVSIRTLKARMITLDKNDLNKAYVQLTLEFITKQKFEAYNSKREVVSGDKSKEVLVKDIWVFERSLFHPGAYWRVCARITL is encoded by the exons ATGTCTCTGGCCCGCCTCGGCCAGTCGCTGGTCCGCCGCCTTCACCGGCCTCTCCACCTGcctccgccgctgccgcc AGATCACTATGCCACCGTTTCCCGATCTTTAGCTCTGATCCACGCGAATACATCTGTAAGAG GCTTTGCAAGCTTAGCATACAATGGCGGCGGCGTGATTTCTGGCAAGTTTGGAGGGCCGTCGCATGTCCACACCGCGCAG ATTCTAGAGCTTGCAGTCCACCTAAATCATGCAAGACCAATGTCGTCAGGAGCAGGAGCAGCCCCAAAACCACCATCCCTGTCCGAAGGCGTTTCTTTTGGTGGTTACAAG GTTGCTTTGAAAGCTGACATGCCGAGCCCTGGTTTTGTTTTTGAGCCATACCGTGTCCCGGAACCTATCCCATTTTGGAAAAG ATTGTTTACACCAAGTGGCTGGAGTAGAACAAAAGAGGATGCTATTCTGCAG TTCATGAATGCATTTACTGTGTCAAAGTTGAGGAAGAAAATCGGATATAACAAAAAACAGTTCCAGGAGCAAGCGTTTAATATATACAAGGAG GTTAACAAGCTTATTGCACGAGGAGACATACCATCTCTCCAGAAAGCTCTCACAGATGATATGCATTCT ACTGTCAAAAATGAAATAAGGAAAAGACAATCCAAGTGGAAATCTGTACACTGGGAATTGGTGGAGCCTGCTGTAAGCATAAGAACTTTGAAGGCTCGTATG ATTACTCTTGATAAGAATGACCTTAACAAAGCTTACGTACAGCTTACGCTTGAGTTCATCACTAAGCAG AAATTTGAAGCCTATAATTCAAAAAGAGAGGTTGTGTCAGGAGACAAGTCAAAGGAG GTGCTGGTGAAAGACATATGGGTGTTTGAAAGATCCCTTTTCCACCCTGGAGCATACTGGCGCGTGTGTGCGCGAATCACGCTGTAA
- the LOC109774430 gene encoding uncharacterized protein isoform X1 — MSLARLGQSLVRRLHRPLHLPPPLPPDHYATVSRSLALIHANTSVRGFASLAYNGGGVISGKFGGPSHVHTAQILELAVHLNHARPMSSGAGAAPKPPSLSEGVSFGGYKVALKADMPSPGFVFEPYRVPEPIPFWKRLFTPSGWSRTKEDAILQFMNAFTVSKLRKKIGYNKKQFQEQAFNIYKEVNKLIARGDIPSLQKALTDDMHSTVKNEIRKRQSKWKSVHWELVEPAVSIRTLKARMITLDKNDLNKAYVQLTLEFITKQKFEAYNSKREVVSGDKSKEVTALGASLHRHSAAFCFRKFHENKVEKIYYLVAPVHDVSRRSIY; from the exons ATGTCTCTGGCCCGCCTCGGCCAGTCGCTGGTCCGCCGCCTTCACCGGCCTCTCCACCTGcctccgccgctgccgcc AGATCACTATGCCACCGTTTCCCGATCTTTAGCTCTGATCCACGCGAATACATCTGTAAGAG GCTTTGCAAGCTTAGCATACAATGGCGGCGGCGTGATTTCTGGCAAGTTTGGAGGGCCGTCGCATGTCCACACCGCGCAG ATTCTAGAGCTTGCAGTCCACCTAAATCATGCAAGACCAATGTCGTCAGGAGCAGGAGCAGCCCCAAAACCACCATCCCTGTCCGAAGGCGTTTCTTTTGGTGGTTACAAG GTTGCTTTGAAAGCTGACATGCCGAGCCCTGGTTTTGTTTTTGAGCCATACCGTGTCCCGGAACCTATCCCATTTTGGAAAAG ATTGTTTACACCAAGTGGCTGGAGTAGAACAAAAGAGGATGCTATTCTGCAG TTCATGAATGCATTTACTGTGTCAAAGTTGAGGAAGAAAATCGGATATAACAAAAAACAGTTCCAGGAGCAAGCGTTTAATATATACAAGGAG GTTAACAAGCTTATTGCACGAGGAGACATACCATCTCTCCAGAAAGCTCTCACAGATGATATGCATTCT ACTGTCAAAAATGAAATAAGGAAAAGACAATCCAAGTGGAAATCTGTACACTGGGAATTGGTGGAGCCTGCTGTAAGCATAAGAACTTTGAAGGCTCGTATG ATTACTCTTGATAAGAATGACCTTAACAAAGCTTACGTACAGCTTACGCTTGAGTTCATCACTAAGCAG AAATTTGAAGCCTATAATTCAAAAAGAGAGGTTGTGTCAGGAGACAAGTCAAAGGAG GTAACTGCATTGGGGGCATCACTTCACCGACATTCCGCTGCTTTCTGTTTCCGTAAATTCCATGAAAACAAAGTAGAGAAAATATATTACTTGGTTGCACCCGTCCATGATGTATCACGCAGAAGTATATATTAG
- the LOC109774430 gene encoding uncharacterized protein isoform X3, protein MSLARLGQSLVRRLHRPLHLPPPLPPDHYATVSRSLALIHANTSVRGFASLAYNGGGVISGKFGGPSHVHTAQILELAVHLNHARPMSSGAGAAPKPPSLSEGVSFGGYKVALKADMPSPGFVFEPYRVPEPIPFWKRLFTPSGWSRTKEDAILQFMNAFTVSKLRKKIGYNKKQFQEQAFNIYKEVNKLIARGDIPSLQKALTDDMHSTVKNEIRKRQSKWKSVHWELVEPAVSIRTLKARMITLDKNDLNKAYVQLTLEFITKQKFEAYNSKREVVSGDKSKELLTVR, encoded by the exons ATGTCTCTGGCCCGCCTCGGCCAGTCGCTGGTCCGCCGCCTTCACCGGCCTCTCCACCTGcctccgccgctgccgcc AGATCACTATGCCACCGTTTCCCGATCTTTAGCTCTGATCCACGCGAATACATCTGTAAGAG GCTTTGCAAGCTTAGCATACAATGGCGGCGGCGTGATTTCTGGCAAGTTTGGAGGGCCGTCGCATGTCCACACCGCGCAG ATTCTAGAGCTTGCAGTCCACCTAAATCATGCAAGACCAATGTCGTCAGGAGCAGGAGCAGCCCCAAAACCACCATCCCTGTCCGAAGGCGTTTCTTTTGGTGGTTACAAG GTTGCTTTGAAAGCTGACATGCCGAGCCCTGGTTTTGTTTTTGAGCCATACCGTGTCCCGGAACCTATCCCATTTTGGAAAAG ATTGTTTACACCAAGTGGCTGGAGTAGAACAAAAGAGGATGCTATTCTGCAG TTCATGAATGCATTTACTGTGTCAAAGTTGAGGAAGAAAATCGGATATAACAAAAAACAGTTCCAGGAGCAAGCGTTTAATATATACAAGGAG GTTAACAAGCTTATTGCACGAGGAGACATACCATCTCTCCAGAAAGCTCTCACAGATGATATGCATTCT ACTGTCAAAAATGAAATAAGGAAAAGACAATCCAAGTGGAAATCTGTACACTGGGAATTGGTGGAGCCTGCTGTAAGCATAAGAACTTTGAAGGCTCGTATG ATTACTCTTGATAAGAATGACCTTAACAAAGCTTACGTACAGCTTACGCTTGAGTTCATCACTAAGCAG AAATTTGAAGCCTATAATTCAAAAAGAGAGGTTGTGTCAGGAGACAAGTCAAAGGAG CTGCTTACGGTCAGGTAA
- the LOC109774429 gene encoding uncharacterized protein, whose amino-acid sequence MSLARLGQSLIRRLHRPLHLPPAPPTDHHAAVSRSLALIHANTSVRGFSSLTYNGGGLIAGKFGGPSPLHAVQVLELVVHLNHARQMSSGAVAPAPAGPTPSGAPVTPPSVSKGVPVGAKKVGLKVFMMSPGFVYEPYCVREPIPFWKRLFTRSGWTRTKEDVILEMKNAYAVSRLRKKTGYTKKQFYDQAFNIYKEVNKLMAQGDTSSLRKALTDSMHSTVKNEIKRRESKWKSVHLELVEPAVSIRTLRARMIGLDKNDLDKAFIQLTLEFVTKQKFEAYNSKGEVVSGDKSKEVLVKDIWVFERSLFHPGAYWRVCGRITL is encoded by the exons ATGTCTCTGGCCCGCCTCGGCCAGTCGCTGATCCGCCGCCTCCACCGGCCTCTCCACCTGCCTCCAGCGCCGCCGAC AGACCACCATGCCGCCGTTTCCCGATCTTTAGCTCTGATCCACGCGAATACATCTGTAAGAG GTTTTTCAAGCTTAACATACAACGGCGGCGGCTTGATTGCTGGCAAGTTTGGAGGTCCGTCGCCTCTGCACGCTGTTCAG GTTCTGGAGCTCGTAGTTCACCTAAATCATGCAAGACAAATGTCATCAGGAGCTGTGGCACCGGCACCGGCAGGGCCAACGCCATCAGGAGCACCGGTGACGCCACCGTCAGTGTCCAAAGGCGTTCCTGTTGGTGCTAAAAAG GTTGGTTTGAAAGTTTTCATGATGAGCCCTGGTTTTGTTTATGAGCCATACTGTGTCCGGGAACCTATCCCGTTTTGGAAAAG ATTGTTTACACGAAGTGGCTGGACTAGAACAAAGGAGGATGTTATTCTGGAG ATGAAGAATGCATATGCTGTGTCAAGGTTGAGGAAGAAAACCGGATATACCAAAAAACAGTTCTACGATCAAGCGTTTAATATATACAAGGAG GTTAACAAGCTTATGGCACAAGGAGACACATCATCTCTCCGGAAAGCTCTGACGGACAGTATGCATTCT ACTGTTAAAAATGAAATAAAGAGAAGAGAATCCAAGTGGAAATCTGTACACTTGGAATTGGTGGAGCCTGCTGTAAGCATAAGAACTTTGAGGGCTCGTATG ATTGGTCTTGATAAGAATGACCTTGACAAAGCTTTCATACAGCTTACGCTTGAGTTCGTCACTAAGCAG AAATTTGAAGCCTATAATTCAAAAGGAGAGGTTGTGTCAGGGGACAAGTCAAAGGAG GTACTGGTGAAAGACATATGGGTGTTTGAAAGATCCCTTTTCCACCCTGGAGCATACTGGCGTGTGTGTGGGCGAATCACATTGTGA